The proteins below are encoded in one region of Campylobacter sp. MIT 99-7217:
- a CDS encoding host-nuclease inhibitor Gam family protein → MQINNLEDVNLALKKVAELSVAIEKINGEVTLACNELKEARAGEIKVLSDELRYLEQCITTFCENNKHEFAEKRSKEFTFGKVAYRLSKSVSLPRVKEKLEALIKALKSYGLNECITYKEELNKEAIVELEDSTLVKLGLKRVVKDNFRIEPKIENLELKD, encoded by the coding sequence ATGCAAATAAACAATTTAGAAGATGTAAATTTAGCACTTAAAAAAGTGGCTGAACTTAGCGTTGCCATTGAAAAGATCAATGGCGAGGTAACCTTAGCTTGCAATGAACTTAAAGAAGCAAGGGCTGGAGAAATAAAGGTTTTAAGCGATGAGCTTAGGTATTTAGAGCAATGCATTACAACTTTTTGCGAAAACAACAAGCATGAATTTGCTGAAAAAAGAAGCAAGGAATTTACCTTTGGAAAAGTTGCTTACCGCTTAAGCAAAAGCGTATCCTTGCCAAGAGTGAAAGAAAAGCTTGAAGCTCTTATCAAAGCACTTAAAAGTTATGGGCTTAATGAGTGCATAACTTACAAAGAAGAGCTTAACAAAGAAGCCATTGTGGAGCTTGAGGATAGCACCTTAGTGAAACTTGGGCTTAAAAGGGTTGTAAAAGATAATTTTAGAATAGAGCCAAAGATAGAAAATCTTGAGTTAAAGGATTGA
- a CDS encoding DUF4406 domain-containing protein: MALVYIASPYKALAVRESQRKALAISIAQQECLKIMREYESFTPISPILQFSFLDENKHREQALKMGKELLKTCDYIYLSTHKDAKHSKGMQDELALAKELGIKELVLELPL, encoded by the coding sequence ATGGCATTAGTTTATATAGCAAGTCCATACAAAGCTTTAGCTGTAAGGGAAAGTCAAAGAAAAGCACTGGCAATAAGCATAGCCCAGCAAGAATGCTTAAAGATCATGCGTGAGTATGAAAGCTTTACGCCTATTTCGCCTATTTTGCAATTTAGCTTTTTAGATGAAAACAAGCACAGAGAACAGGCTTTAAAAATGGGAAAAGAGCTTTTAAAGACATGTGATTATATCTATCTTAGCACGCATAAAGATGCAAAGCATTCAAAGGGCATGCAAGATGAATTAGCATTAGCTAAAGAGCTTGGCATTAAGGAGCTTGTTTTGGAGTTGCCACTTTGA
- a CDS encoding DUF935 family protein: MRILNKTARKSVASSVDFDSIVSALNSENFSELISIYDYFKRFDPQIASEVMKRRFKMCSFPMFITCQNEEQRTFLQNYIAKSDFRKFVFEMSAAVVYGFAGFLLEWKVKDTSVLPNLKYISPRFFSMDDKERLFIYNEAKKLFIDECDDIFLHLHPSDSGTFIEQALFYNVVSIAVLKQLAMSKNISYLDNLSVPPIIAKTDKASDKKEIEEMLDELYHLRSASVGIFGKEDMIELLNSGLSTSTFTDFLRYCDEAISKLISGQVLAGNAVQNGTQALGNVHEEVRLNVGEMDTLFLAKSIQKLLEQVLKLNFASPAEFEFIFDTNKEIDEQYLASIYSIITQMGYEIPAEFISKTFRIEGLKKKEQSSDTFGLNSLMLEKNKRLSKDKIELNSEAEDEVSDEIYEKIKAFWDTCQSYEELEDKIFKEYPNISFEKLKESLDKKIALASMQALLDTGNE; the protein is encoded by the coding sequence GTGAGGATATTAAATAAAACAGCAAGAAAAAGTGTAGCAAGTAGTGTTGATTTTGATAGTATAGTAAGTGCTTTAAATAGCGAAAATTTCAGCGAACTTATAAGCATTTATGATTATTTTAAACGCTTTGATCCACAAATTGCAAGTGAAGTTATGAAAAGGCGTTTTAAGATGTGTTCTTTTCCTATGTTTATCACTTGCCAAAACGAAGAGCAAAGAACTTTTTTGCAAAATTATATCGCTAAAAGCGATTTTAGAAAATTTGTCTTTGAGATGAGTGCGGCTGTTGTTTATGGTTTTGCAGGCTTTTTGCTTGAATGGAAGGTAAAAGATACAAGCGTTTTGCCAAACCTTAAATACATCAGCCCAAGATTTTTTTCAATGGACGATAAAGAAAGATTGTTTATCTACAATGAGGCAAAAAAGCTTTTTATAGATGAGTGTGATGATATATTTTTGCATTTACATCCAAGCGATTCAGGAACTTTTATAGAACAAGCCCTTTTTTATAATGTCGTAAGCATAGCTGTTTTAAAGCAACTTGCCATGAGTAAAAATATCTCTTATCTTGATAATCTCTCAGTTCCGCCCATTATCGCAAAAACTGACAAGGCTAGTGATAAGAAAGAAATAGAAGAAATGCTTGATGAACTTTATCATTTAAGATCTGCAAGTGTAGGTATTTTTGGCAAAGAAGACATGATCGAGCTTTTAAACTCAGGTCTTAGCACTTCTACTTTTACAGACTTTTTAAGATATTGTGATGAAGCCATTTCAAAGCTCATAAGCGGTCAGGTTTTAGCAGGAAATGCTGTGCAAAATGGCACGCAAGCCTTAGGTAATGTGCATGAAGAAGTGCGTCTTAATGTAGGCGAAATGGATACGCTTTTTTTAGCTAAAAGCATACAAAAATTATTAGAACAGGTTTTAAAGCTTAATTTTGCGAGCCCTGCTGAATTTGAGTTTATTTTTGATACTAACAAAGAAATTGATGAGCAGTATTTAGCTAGTATTTATAGCATTATTACGCAAATGGGTTATGAAATTCCTGCTGAGTTTATCTCTAAAACCTTTAGGATTGAGGGCTTAAAGAAAAAAGAGCAAAGTAGTGATACCTTTGGGCTTAATTCTTTAATGCTAGAAAAAAATAAACGCCTTAGTAAAGATAAAATAGAACTAAACTCTGAAGCTGAAGATGAAGTTAGTGATGAAATTTATGAAAAGATTAAAGCCTTTTGGGATACTTGCCAAAGTTATGAAGAGCTAGAGGATAAAATTTTCAAAGAGTATCCAAACATAAGCTTTGAAAAACTAAAAGAAAGTTTAGATAAAAAAATCGCCCTTGCTTCTATGCAAGCTCTTTTGGATACTGGCAATGAATAG
- a CDS encoding sigma-70 family RNA polymerase sigma factor yields MSFEDIAKELGISRALVYRTYCEAIKKLKSPKNKDKWQAIFETIDLIQNEKAKRKNSIQGGRRC; encoded by the coding sequence GTGAGTTTTGAAGATATCGCCAAAGAGCTTGGCATTTCAAGGGCACTTGTTTATAGAACTTACTGCGAGGCTATTAAAAAGCTAAAAAGTCCTAAAAACAAAGACAAATGGCAAGCTATCTTTGAGACGATTGATTTGATACAAAATGAAAAAGCAAAAAGAAAAAATTCGATACAAGGAGGAAGAAGATGTTAA
- a CDS encoding phage minor head protein codes for MNSIFNKSPDEAYEYLQNKGLKTSFRYQDIQKQAHDKAFTAAGIMKTDILNDLHEEIKKAMKEGTNFNEFKANLKELLSSKGWYGKKEITNQATGEKRIINIDANRLKTIYHTNMQSAYAKARATQLQSFKYKTYWVYKCALLENSRSEHAKLHNCAIHKDDDFWKTSFPPNDYNCKCKVIAVSESEAKAKYKILTNPKSIASKNFAYDKRENTQIPIQSKSSLDESLQNLPKISSYDNLSDDELIKKVYEAFNVTKGSLIVDKIGDSINLDDSFFTNLKTGTSKIRKNNRHFYIDYFPKLINDTDEIYLSFEKDPRFKGFTKKTYIKYFYDNGRKALLMVVNQRGNESNNKTLFLSEEDKYLQEIKRESKLIYRK; via the coding sequence ATGAATAGTATTTTTAACAAAAGCCCTGATGAAGCTTATGAGTATTTACAAAACAAAGGCTTAAAAACAAGCTTTAGATATCAAGACATTCAAAAACAAGCTCACGATAAAGCTTTTACAGCTGCTGGCATTATGAAAACTGACATTTTAAACGACTTGCACGAAGAAATAAAAAAGGCGATGAAAGAAGGGACTAATTTTAACGAGTTTAAAGCTAATTTAAAAGAGCTTTTAAGCTCTAAAGGCTGGTATGGTAAAAAAGAGATTACAAATCAGGCAACAGGCGAAAAAAGGATAATCAACATAGACGCAAACAGGCTAAAAACGATTTATCATACGAATATGCAAAGTGCTTACGCAAAGGCAAGAGCAACTCAGCTTCAAAGCTTTAAATACAAAACCTACTGGGTTTATAAATGTGCTTTATTAGAAAATTCAAGAAGCGAGCATGCAAAGCTTCATAATTGTGCCATACACAAAGATGATGATTTTTGGAAAACTTCTTTTCCTCCAAATGATTATAACTGCAAATGCAAGGTCATAGCAGTAAGTGAAAGTGAGGCAAAAGCAAAATATAAAATTTTAACAAATCCAAAAAGCATTGCTTCTAAAAATTTCGCTTATGATAAAAGGGAAAATACACAAATTCCTATTCAAAGCAAAAGTAGCTTAGATGAAAGCTTACAAAATTTGCCTAAAATTTCAAGCTACGATAACTTAAGCGATGATGAGCTGATAAAAAAGGTTTATGAAGCCTTTAATGTAACTAAGGGAAGTTTGATTGTAGATAAGATAGGAGATAGTATAAATCTAGATGATAGCTTTTTTACAAATCTTAAAACAGGCACTTCAAAGATAAGGAAAAATAATCGTCATTTTTATATTGATTATTTTCCTAAGCTTATAAACGATACTGATGAAATTTATCTTAGTTTTGAAAAAGATCCAAGATTTAAAGGCTTTACTAAAAAAACTTATATCAAGTATTTTTATGATAATGGACGCAAGGCTCTGCTTATGGTCGTAAATCAAAGGGGCAATGAAAGCAACAATAAAACTTTGTTTTTAAGTGAAGAAGATAAATATCTACAAGAGATTAAAAGAGAGAGCAAGCTTATTTATAGGAAGTAA
- a CDS encoding phage virion morphogenesis protein yields MKHFELKGLENLLKKCENLEKEQKQIILKEIIAETLYKESKENLEKEQDSFGKKWPALKQSTINSRKAQKIMHTKKLFATGSMQSSLTNGVENDRAYVALNATYKGFAYASVHQFGSKKVVARAFLPIDEKLSINQRVAKDIEEQTKDMLYTLFKQTLK; encoded by the coding sequence ATGAAGCACTTTGAATTAAAGGGTCTTGAAAATCTTCTAAAAAAGTGCGAAAATTTAGAAAAAGAACAAAAGCAAATCATCTTAAAAGAGATCATTGCTGAAACGCTTTATAAAGAAAGTAAAGAAAATTTAGAAAAAGAACAAGACAGCTTTGGTAAAAAATGGCCTGCTTTAAAACAAAGCACTATAAACTCAAGAAAAGCTCAAAAGATCATGCATACTAAAAAGCTCTTTGCAACAGGTTCTATGCAAAGCTCGCTTACAAATGGAGTAGAAAATGATAGAGCTTATGTCGCACTTAATGCTACTTATAAGGGCTTTGCTTATGCTAGTGTGCATCAATTTGGAAGTAAAAAAGTAGTAGCAAGGGCTTTTTTACCTATAGATGAAAAACTAAGTATCAATCAAAGAGTGGCAAAAGATATTGAGGAGCAAACAAAGGATATGCTCTACACTTTGTTTAAGCAGACTTTAAAATAA